The proteins below come from a single Parazoarcus communis genomic window:
- a CDS encoding heavy metal translocating P-type ATPase, producing the protein MQMDCPTEEALIRKKLGAMASVSTMEFNLMQRVLTVVHAPNALDPVMEAIRSLGFEPELPATGEQPAPVADTPRAPWWPLALAGAAALASEIADWMSLPGPVPAVLAIAAIAVCGLGTYKKGWVAIRNGNLNINALMSIAVTGALLLGEWPEAAMVMVLFTIAELIEARSLDRARNAIKGLMQLTPDTVTVQQADGSWQQVAASAATVGCVVRVRPGERIGLDGEIVNGRSTVNQAPITGESLPVDKSVGDSIFAGTINESGAFEYRVSAAANNTTLARIIHAVEEAQGARAPTQRFVDRFARVYTPIVFAIAIGVAILPPLLMGGHWYDWVYKALVMLVIACPCALVISTPVTIVSGLAAAARHGILIKGGVYLEEGRKLKWLALDKTGTLTHGKPVQTDFECLGTIDSESCRRLAASLAARSDHPVSQALAKAAEDDHIALMDVDAFEALPGRGVRGMIDGARYVLGNHRLVHDLGRCSPALEARLDALEQAGKSVVVLFDDLQVLALLAVADTVKDSSRAAIDALHRLGVKTVMLTGDNPHTASTIAQQVGIDEARGNQLPEDKLKAVEELAARGTVGMVGDGINDAPALARADIGFAMGAMGTDTAIETADVALMDDNLSKIATFVRLSQSTHTLLVQNIALALGIKAVFLALTVVGMSTMWMAVFADMGASLLVVGNGLRLLRK; encoded by the coding sequence ATGCAGATGGACTGCCCCACCGAAGAGGCACTGATCCGCAAGAAGCTGGGCGCCATGGCAAGCGTCAGCACCATGGAGTTCAACCTGATGCAGCGGGTACTCACCGTGGTGCACGCGCCGAACGCACTCGATCCGGTCATGGAGGCCATCCGCTCGCTCGGTTTCGAACCGGAGCTGCCCGCCACGGGCGAGCAGCCCGCGCCGGTTGCCGACACGCCACGCGCCCCCTGGTGGCCGCTGGCACTCGCAGGCGCTGCGGCACTCGCGTCTGAAATCGCCGACTGGATGAGTCTGCCTGGCCCTGTGCCGGCCGTGCTTGCGATTGCCGCCATCGCCGTTTGCGGCCTGGGCACGTACAAAAAGGGCTGGGTCGCAATTCGCAACGGCAACCTGAACATCAATGCCCTGATGAGCATTGCGGTCACCGGCGCGCTCCTTCTGGGCGAATGGCCGGAAGCGGCGATGGTGATGGTGCTGTTCACGATTGCCGAGCTGATCGAGGCCCGCTCGCTCGACCGGGCGCGCAACGCCATCAAAGGCCTGATGCAACTCACGCCTGACACCGTAACCGTGCAGCAGGCTGACGGCAGCTGGCAGCAGGTGGCAGCATCTGCCGCAACCGTGGGCTGCGTGGTCCGCGTCCGGCCGGGCGAGCGCATCGGGCTCGACGGCGAAATCGTCAACGGACGTTCCACGGTCAATCAGGCGCCGATCACCGGTGAGAGCCTGCCGGTGGACAAGTCCGTCGGCGACAGCATCTTCGCGGGCACCATCAACGAATCCGGTGCCTTCGAATACCGGGTCAGCGCAGCCGCGAACAACACCACCCTCGCCCGCATCATTCACGCGGTCGAGGAAGCCCAAGGCGCCAGAGCACCGACGCAGCGCTTTGTCGACCGCTTTGCCCGCGTCTATACGCCAATCGTGTTTGCGATTGCCATCGGTGTCGCGATCCTGCCCCCGCTGCTGATGGGCGGACACTGGTACGACTGGGTCTACAAGGCACTGGTGATGCTTGTCATTGCCTGCCCCTGCGCACTGGTGATCTCGACCCCGGTCACCATCGTCAGCGGACTCGCTGCAGCAGCGCGTCACGGCATCCTAATCAAGGGCGGTGTGTACCTGGAGGAAGGACGCAAACTGAAGTGGCTCGCCCTCGACAAGACAGGCACCCTCACCCACGGCAAGCCAGTGCAGACCGACTTCGAATGCCTTGGCACGATCGACAGCGAAAGCTGCCGCCGCCTGGCTGCGAGTCTGGCAGCACGCTCGGACCACCCGGTCTCGCAAGCGCTCGCAAAGGCGGCCGAAGACGACCATATCGCACTCATGGACGTCGACGCGTTCGAGGCCCTTCCCGGTCGAGGCGTTCGCGGCATGATCGACGGCGCGCGCTACGTGCTGGGCAATCATCGTCTGGTGCACGACCTCGGACGCTGCTCGCCAGCACTGGAAGCACGGCTCGACGCACTGGAGCAAGCCGGAAAGTCGGTGGTCGTACTGTTCGACGATCTTCAGGTACTCGCCCTGCTTGCGGTCGCAGACACGGTGAAGGACAGCAGCCGCGCCGCCATCGACGCACTGCACCGTCTCGGCGTGAAAACCGTGATGCTCACCGGCGACAACCCGCACACCGCCAGCACAATCGCACAACAGGTCGGCATCGACGAGGCCCGCGGCAACCAGCTCCCCGAGGACAAACTCAAGGCCGTGGAAGAGCTGGCCGCCAGGGGCACCGTGGGCATGGTTGGTGACGGCATCAACGACGCGCCGGCACTGGCGCGTGCCGACATCGGCTTTGCCATGGGCGCGATGGGCACCGATACCGCGATCGAGACCGCCGACGTCGCCCTGATGGACGACAACCTGAGCAAGATCGCGACCTTCGTCCGCCTGTCGCAATCCACCCACACCTTGCTGGTGCAGAACATCGCGCTGGCGCTGGGCATCAAGGCCGTGTTTCTGGCACTCACCGTCGTCGGCATGAGCACGATGTGGATGGCCGTCTTCGCCGACATGGGCGCCAGCCTGCTGGTCGTCGGCAACGGTTTGCGGCTGCTGCGCAAGTAG
- the cadR gene encoding Cd(II)/Pb(II)-responsive transcriptional regulator: protein MKIGELASAANCTTETIRYYEKEGLLPEAERSASNYRSYGSAHLERLRFIRNCRALDMTHDEIRALLTLMDGPLDGCGAVNTLLDDHIGHVEARIEELEQLKQQLSTLRQQCQTEQGLDACGILRGLAAMETTPTGKRHTHLG from the coding sequence ATGAAGATTGGCGAACTGGCGAGTGCGGCGAACTGCACAACCGAAACCATCCGCTACTACGAGAAGGAAGGCCTGCTGCCGGAGGCCGAACGCAGCGCAAGCAACTACCGCAGCTATGGTTCGGCTCACCTCGAGCGCTTGCGCTTCATCCGCAACTGCCGTGCGCTTGACATGACGCACGACGAGATTCGGGCCCTGCTCACGCTGATGGACGGTCCGCTGGATGGCTGTGGTGCAGTCAATACCCTGCTCGACGATCACATCGGTCATGTGGAAGCCCGCATTGAGGAGTTGGAGCAACTGAAGCAGCAACTGAGCACGCTCAGACAACAATGCCAGACCGAGCAGGGGCTGGACGCCTGCGGCATCCTGCGCGGGCTGGCGGCGATGGAGACGACGCCAACCGGCAAGCGGCACACCCACCTGGGATAG
- a CDS encoding LEA type 2 family protein, protein MSIHSSRASWSWLNLALVLLLALSIGGCASVVDRDPVRINVVGMEPLPGVGMEIRFGLKLRVQNPNDDAIDFDGVALELELNGKPFATGVSDAQGSVPRYGEAVIVVPVTVSAISFVRQAMGMAEGEPADSVPYVLSGKLGGGLFRGMRFRDEGKLSLPGTATPPKSN, encoded by the coding sequence ATGTCGATTCATTCTTCCCGTGCGTCCTGGTCCTGGCTGAATCTTGCGCTCGTCCTGCTGCTCGCGCTGTCGATCGGTGGTTGCGCCAGCGTGGTGGATCGTGATCCGGTGCGGATCAACGTGGTGGGGATGGAGCCGCTGCCCGGGGTGGGAATGGAGATCCGTTTCGGCCTCAAGCTGCGGGTGCAGAACCCCAACGACGACGCGATTGATTTCGACGGCGTGGCGCTCGAACTCGAGCTCAACGGCAAGCCGTTTGCGACCGGCGTGAGCGACGCGCAGGGCAGTGTGCCGCGTTATGGGGAAGCGGTGATCGTGGTGCCGGTGACGGTGTCGGCCATTTCCTTCGTGCGTCAGGCAATGGGCATGGCCGAGGGGGAACCGGCTGACAGCGTGCCGTACGTGCTGAGCGGCAAGCTGGGCGGCGGTCTGTTTCGCGGCATGCGGTTTCGCGACGAGGGCAAGCTGAGCCTGCCAGGAACCGCGACACCACCCAAGTCCAACTAG
- a CDS encoding putative bifunctional diguanylate cyclase/phosphodiesterase, whose translation MTKTTSTEPHQILATPAQPAASAAGRRLFNEWSLASLGLVVFCGMQILGVWELHLAEQGEVRAGLARALTLLLLAGTAILVALVDRWRRRHFDQCAVLLQATRMNTQLREEKGAAYQLASYDHLTGLPNRMLFSELANSHLSRTRRSHAPFVMMFLDLDRFKLINDTLGHRIGDLLLQGVGQRLSNTVREADIVARLGGDEFVVLLTELESFDDAGRVANKLIEEIGLPMQIEEHELEMRPSIGIAVHPRDGLDLDALMRNADSAMYEAKRAGRGCFRFYDPTLNSRSVLQADLSSRFRRAIMGGEFILHYQPRISLNGYRITSLEALIRWQHPERGLVFPGEFIDYAEQEGLVVELGNWVLRETCRQIAAWLAEGIKVVPVAINVSPKQLRDQTFVNYIREVVSDYGIPANLLEIEITERCVVEDFERPRQALEALSGLGLKIALDDYGTGFSSLSFLKRLPINVIKIDRSFISDIRNQSNDAAIVASTIALGHNLGLTVIAEGVETREQLIYLRAAGCDEVQGYYFQKPVAAAEIVEALKAGEVVR comes from the coding sequence GTGACCAAGACCACTTCGACCGAGCCGCATCAGATCCTTGCCACGCCCGCACAGCCGGCCGCCTCGGCGGCCGGGCGTCGCCTGTTCAACGAGTGGTCGCTGGCAAGCCTTGGGCTCGTCGTGTTCTGCGGCATGCAGATCCTTGGCGTGTGGGAACTGCATCTCGCCGAACAAGGCGAAGTGCGCGCAGGACTGGCTCGCGCCCTGACCCTGCTGCTGCTTGCAGGCACCGCCATTCTGGTGGCTCTGGTGGATCGCTGGCGCAGACGTCATTTCGATCAGTGCGCGGTTCTGCTGCAAGCGACCCGGATGAACACCCAGTTGCGCGAAGAAAAGGGGGCGGCCTATCAACTCGCATCCTACGATCACCTCACCGGCCTGCCCAACCGCATGCTGTTTTCCGAGCTGGCCAACAGCCACCTGTCGAGAACACGAAGAAGCCACGCGCCATTCGTGATGATGTTTCTCGACCTCGACCGCTTCAAACTCATCAACGACACGCTCGGGCACCGCATTGGAGATCTTCTGCTGCAGGGCGTGGGACAGCGCCTGAGCAACACGGTGCGCGAGGCGGACATCGTTGCCCGGCTCGGCGGCGACGAGTTCGTGGTACTGCTGACCGAACTCGAGTCCTTCGACGATGCAGGCAGGGTGGCCAACAAGCTGATCGAGGAAATCGGCCTCCCCATGCAGATCGAGGAGCATGAACTCGAAATGCGACCGAGCATCGGCATCGCAGTGCATCCGCGCGACGGGCTCGACCTCGACGCGCTGATGCGCAATGCCGACTCGGCGATGTATGAAGCCAAGCGTGCCGGGCGCGGGTGCTTCCGCTTCTACGACCCGACACTCAATTCGCGCTCAGTCCTCCAGGCCGACCTCAGCAGCCGCTTCCGGCGCGCAATCATGGGGGGAGAGTTCATTCTTCACTACCAGCCGCGCATCTCGCTCAACGGCTATCGCATCACCAGCCTGGAAGCCCTGATCCGCTGGCAACACCCGGAGCGGGGACTGGTTTTTCCCGGTGAATTCATCGACTACGCCGAGCAGGAGGGCCTCGTGGTCGAGCTCGGCAACTGGGTGTTGCGCGAAACCTGCCGCCAGATCGCAGCGTGGCTGGCTGAGGGCATCAAGGTGGTACCCGTGGCGATCAACGTGTCACCCAAGCAGTTGCGCGACCAGACCTTTGTCAATTACATCCGCGAGGTCGTGAGCGACTACGGTATTCCTGCGAACCTGCTCGAGATCGAAATCACCGAACGCTGCGTTGTCGAGGACTTCGAACGCCCCCGCCAGGCGCTTGAGGCATTGTCCGGGCTCGGACTGAAGATTGCACTCGATGACTACGGCACCGGCTTCTCCAGCCTGAGCTTCCTCAAGCGGCTGCCGATCAACGTCATCAAGATCGATCGCAGCTTCATCAGCGACATCCGCAACCAGAGCAACGACGCCGCCATTGTCGCGTCGACCATCGCGCTCGGCCACAACCTGGGCCTGACCGTGATCGCCGAAGGCGTTGAGACCCGCGAACAGCTCATCTATCTGCGCGCCGCCGGATGTGACGAGGTACAGGGCTACTATTTCCAGAAGCCGGTAGCCGCCGCCGAGATCGTGGAAGCATTGAAGGCCGGCGAAGTGGTGCGCTGA
- a CDS encoding HDOD domain-containing protein codes for MNEFEQQASAFADTINAELSDGRLVFPVSMEVTLRIKRLADDPDSSLDEIVAVVQAEPVLAAKTIRMANTVALNPYGALVDSVGVAVRRIGLSSLRSLAFAVASEQLAGDHRSPNMRTLAQGLWMRSLDVASWCFALARRTQASNPDTALMAGMLTQIGQFFLIARASDYPAMERNIDRFAELVDRLHVDVGRAVLDVFDVPESILDGLDAENGYTGTWPPADLHHIVQIASMVSEFPDPLDGLLGRHPQRGPATTEGFGIDPAELQSLLHDSQDERRQILEAVRG; via the coding sequence ATGAACGAGTTCGAACAACAGGCAAGTGCGTTTGCCGATACGATCAATGCCGAGTTGAGTGACGGGCGGCTGGTCTTTCCGGTGTCGATGGAAGTGACGCTGCGCATCAAGCGGCTTGCCGACGACCCCGATTCCAGTCTCGACGAGATCGTCGCCGTTGTTCAGGCAGAGCCGGTGCTGGCCGCGAAGACCATCCGCATGGCCAACACGGTGGCGCTCAACCCCTATGGCGCGCTGGTCGATTCGGTGGGGGTGGCGGTAAGGCGCATCGGCCTGTCGTCGCTGCGCAGTCTGGCGTTTGCGGTCGCATCCGAGCAACTCGCCGGGGATCACCGCTCGCCCAACATGCGAACCCTTGCGCAGGGCTTGTGGATGCGCTCGCTGGATGTTGCCTCCTGGTGCTTCGCCCTGGCTCGCAGGACGCAGGCAAGCAACCCGGATACCGCATTGATGGCCGGCATGCTGACCCAGATCGGGCAGTTCTTCCTGATTGCGCGGGCGTCCGACTACCCTGCGATGGAGCGCAATATCGACCGCTTCGCCGAACTCGTGGACCGACTTCACGTCGATGTCGGGCGGGCCGTGCTCGACGTGTTCGACGTGCCGGAATCCATCCTCGACGGTCTGGACGCAGAAAACGGTTACACCGGCACATGGCCGCCGGCTGACCTGCACCACATCGTGCAGATTGCGTCGATGGTGTCCGAATTTCCAGATCCGCTCGACGGCCTGCTGGGCCGCCATCCGCAGCGGGGGCCTGCGACCACGGAAGGGTTCGGCATCGACCCGGCTGAACTCCAGTCCTTGCTGCATGATTCACAGGATGAGCGGCGGCAGATTCTGGAGGCAGTCAGAGGCTAG
- a CDS encoding methyl-accepting chemotaxis protein, translating to MINTLTLRTRIGLLILAAFIGITLTDAIAAFQVKRELMEAHKLQISATIQSAVQLVAGFHDQVAKGEFAEDEGKRRALQVLSTMRYGGEDGKTEYLYVWSTGGASVMHPFRPEWRGKNMTEEIRDGQGRYTIKDILAVARSSGGGFVDTSFPRPGQTEAVDKLQYVMVFQPWDWIIGTGVYVDNVEAAFNKRMMRDLGIAALIMVFIVGFGFLIARSILRQIGGEPAEAVRLMSRAAGGDLTVDVGAAAEGSMLAALSGMLRAFREMIGQISGEASRLASTAEGITHASDQVAIAAHRQADSTSSMAAAIEQMTVSINHISDNAKDNERDSTAASEMAESGEQKVANATSEMHHIRASVSAAADQLRSLESQTNQISSIANVIKEIAAQTNLLALNAAIEAARAGEQGRGFAVVADEVRKLAERTSSATEEIGGMIGAIQADTTRAVGTMEQVLPQVEHGVGLAQDAAQSLRDIRHGADNMLNRLRDVATATHEQSAASDAIAQQVEAIAQMVEQTSVSMQNTSASAHTLERVAKDLSAMVSRFKH from the coding sequence ATGATCAACACGCTCACACTCAGAACCCGGATCGGATTACTCATTCTTGCAGCCTTCATCGGCATTACGCTCACCGACGCAATCGCTGCGTTTCAGGTCAAGCGTGAGCTCATGGAGGCGCACAAGCTGCAGATCAGCGCGACGATCCAGTCGGCAGTTCAGCTTGTTGCCGGGTTTCACGATCAGGTCGCAAAGGGTGAGTTCGCGGAGGATGAGGGCAAACGCCGGGCGCTTCAGGTGCTGAGCACGATGCGCTACGGCGGTGAGGACGGCAAGACCGAGTATCTCTACGTATGGTCGACCGGCGGCGCGTCGGTCATGCACCCGTTCCGTCCGGAGTGGCGCGGCAAGAACATGACCGAGGAGATCCGCGACGGGCAGGGCCGTTACACCATCAAGGACATTCTGGCGGTTGCCAGGTCGAGTGGTGGCGGCTTCGTTGATACCTCGTTTCCCCGCCCGGGGCAGACGGAAGCGGTCGACAAGCTGCAGTACGTGATGGTCTTTCAGCCTTGGGACTGGATCATCGGGACCGGCGTCTACGTCGACAATGTGGAGGCGGCATTCAACAAACGCATGATGCGCGATCTCGGTATCGCGGCCCTGATCATGGTCTTTATCGTTGGTTTCGGGTTCCTGATTGCGCGCTCGATTCTGCGCCAGATTGGCGGCGAACCCGCAGAGGCTGTGCGCTTGATGTCACGTGCAGCAGGGGGGGATCTGACTGTCGATGTCGGGGCTGCGGCCGAGGGCAGCATGCTGGCGGCACTGTCGGGGATGTTGCGCGCGTTTCGCGAAATGATCGGGCAGATCTCGGGCGAAGCGAGCCGGCTTGCGAGCACGGCCGAGGGCATCACGCACGCCTCTGACCAGGTCGCGATTGCGGCACACAGACAGGCCGACTCGACCTCGTCGATGGCTGCGGCAATCGAGCAGATGACGGTGTCGATCAACCACATCTCCGATAACGCCAAGGACAACGAGCGTGATTCGACCGCTGCATCCGAGATGGCAGAAAGTGGGGAGCAGAAGGTGGCGAACGCCACCAGCGAGATGCATCACATCAGGGCGTCGGTTTCGGCCGCGGCAGATCAGTTGCGCTCGCTCGAGAGCCAGACCAATCAGATTTCGTCGATTGCGAACGTGATCAAGGAGATTGCCGCGCAGACCAACCTGCTTGCGCTGAACGCGGCGATCGAGGCGGCACGTGCAGGCGAGCAGGGGCGTGGATTTGCGGTGGTGGCCGACGAAGTGCGCAAACTTGCCGAGCGTACGTCGAGTGCGACCGAGGAGATCGGCGGCATGATCGGCGCGATTCAGGCCGACACCACCCGGGCGGTGGGCACGATGGAGCAGGTGCTGCCGCAGGTCGAACACGGGGTGGGGCTTGCGCAGGACGCAGCGCAGTCGCTGCGTGACATCCGGCACGGGGCAGACAACATGCTCAACCGCTTGCGCGATGTTGCTACGGCAACGCACGAGCAGAGCGCCGCGAGCGATGCGATTGCGCAACAGGTCGAGGCCATCGCCCAGATGGTCGAGCAGACCAGCGTGTCGATGCAGAACACCTCCGCGTCGGCCCATACGCTGGAGCGCGTTGCCAAGGATCTGAGCGCCATGGTTTCGCGCTTCAAGCACTGA
- a CDS encoding superoxide dismutase family protein: MHRQSQLILALLLAGTVSAAGAADRASAELMDRSGKATGSITLTEAPTGILIQVSAKGLAPGAKGIHIHSVGTCEDPDKGFVASKGHLNPTGRKHGLMNPEGPDAGDLPVIFVHADGSVEAEMFTSLASLRGAGERPALLDADGAAIVIHENRDDHVTQPIGGAGARIACGVVKAE; encoded by the coding sequence ATGCATAGGCAATCACAACTGATTCTTGCCCTGCTCCTGGCCGGCACGGTCAGCGCAGCAGGCGCTGCCGACCGCGCCAGTGCCGAGTTGATGGACCGCAGCGGCAAAGCGACCGGAAGCATCACCCTGACCGAAGCGCCCACCGGGATACTGATCCAGGTGTCTGCGAAGGGTCTTGCGCCAGGCGCAAAGGGCATTCACATCCACAGCGTCGGCACCTGCGAAGACCCTGACAAGGGCTTTGTGGCCTCGAAGGGGCATCTCAACCCAACCGGCAGGAAACACGGCCTGATGAACCCCGAGGGACCGGACGCAGGCGACCTGCCGGTCATTTTCGTGCACGCGGACGGTTCGGTCGAAGCCGAGATGTTCACCTCGCTTGCCAGCCTGCGTGGCGCAGGCGAAAGGCCGGCCCTGCTCGACGCCGACGGCGCAGCAATTGTAATCCACGAGAACAGGGACGACCACGTTACCCAGCCGATCGGGGGCGCCGGTGCGCGTATTGCCTGCGGCGTGGTCAAGGCCGAGTAG
- a CDS encoding YihY/virulence factor BrkB family protein, with amino-acid sequence MTGWMRYWLGVVKATVRIWLDAQVFIHAAALAFFTVFSVAPVVIVAVSIVGLVLGESAAQGQIAQQLEAAIGPEAAAAVQTAVEGSRVERSGILPTLAGLGAMLFGATTVFAQMQNSLNAIWGVAPRPSRSSLLVFIKGRLLSLTVVLGIGFVLLVSLLLSVIVRAVVVFAQDWLPIPAPLLLGVDGVVSLLVVTLLFATIFRVLPDVVLAWRDVWLGAVVTALLFGFGRMLIALYLSTTATASTYGAAGSLVLLLMWVNYSSLILLLGAAFTRANLQARGLPVRPRMTAVCVERAVIE; translated from the coding sequence ATGACGGGGTGGATGCGTTACTGGTTGGGCGTGGTAAAGGCGACGGTGCGCATCTGGCTTGATGCACAGGTGTTCATTCACGCGGCGGCGCTTGCCTTCTTCACTGTTTTCTCGGTTGCGCCGGTGGTGATTGTCGCGGTCAGCATCGTCGGGCTGGTACTGGGCGAGAGCGCTGCACAGGGGCAGATAGCTCAGCAACTCGAAGCGGCCATCGGGCCGGAAGCCGCTGCCGCGGTGCAGACCGCGGTGGAAGGCAGTCGGGTGGAGCGCAGCGGCATCCTGCCCACGCTGGCAGGTCTTGGCGCCATGCTGTTCGGTGCAACGACGGTGTTCGCGCAGATGCAGAATTCGCTGAATGCAATCTGGGGCGTTGCGCCCCGTCCGTCACGCAGCAGCTTGCTGGTGTTCATCAAGGGGAGGCTGTTGTCGCTGACGGTGGTGCTTGGGATCGGTTTCGTGTTGCTGGTGTCGCTGCTGCTCAGCGTCATCGTGCGTGCGGTGGTTGTTTTCGCTCAGGACTGGCTGCCGATTCCAGCGCCCTTGTTGCTCGGTGTCGATGGTGTGGTGTCCTTGCTGGTCGTCACCCTGTTGTTTGCGACGATTTTCCGTGTCTTGCCCGACGTGGTGCTGGCATGGCGGGACGTCTGGCTGGGTGCGGTGGTCACGGCGCTGCTGTTCGGCTTCGGACGAATGCTGATCGCACTCTATCTGTCGACGACCGCCACCGCCTCTACCTACGGTGCTGCGGGCTCATTGGTCTTGTTGCTGATGTGGGTGAATTACTCGTCCCTGATCCTGCTCCTCGGTGCTGCCTTCACGAGGGCAAACCTGCAGGCGCGAGGGCTTCCGGTGCGGCCGCGCATGACCGCCGTATGCGTGGAGCGCGCTGTCATCGAATAG
- the proV gene encoding glycine betaine/L-proline ABC transporter ATP-binding protein ProV yields MQAKLVVKDLYKVFGDRPREAMKLVAEGLDKAEIFSRTGQTLGVNNASFEVYEGEIFVVMGLSGSGKSTLVRLLNRLIEPTAGNVIVDGQDIAKMSDTELRDFRRKHMSMVFQSFALMPHLSVLDNTAFGLMLAGEPEDKRNERAMVALEQVGLAQWAASYPDELSGGMQQRVGLARALTNDPSVLLMDEAFSALDPLIRAEMQDELVKLQAGQKRTIIFISHDLDEAIRIGDRIAIMEGGNVVQVGTAEDILRNPANDYVKSFFRGVDATSILSAADIARRTQINIIDHAGMGVRSALERLRSHDREFGYVVSPDQRLMGVVSIDSLKKAARESENPKLRDAFLSDVQVVAQDQSIAELYEPLTKYPYGLPVVDEKGRYRGSITRNMMLEFLHQQTSEATQ; encoded by the coding sequence ATGCAGGCAAAACTCGTTGTTAAGGATTTATACAAGGTCTTCGGGGACCGTCCCCGCGAAGCCATGAAACTGGTGGCGGAGGGGCTCGACAAAGCCGAGATTTTCTCCCGCACCGGTCAGACGCTCGGCGTCAATAACGCTTCATTTGAAGTCTACGAAGGCGAGATTTTCGTCGTCATGGGCTTGTCCGGCTCAGGCAAGTCGACCCTTGTGCGCTTGCTCAATCGCTTGATCGAGCCGACGGCTGGTAACGTGATCGTTGATGGACAGGACATCGCCAAGATGTCCGATACCGAGTTGCGCGATTTCCGGCGCAAGCACATGAGCATGGTGTTTCAGTCCTTTGCGCTGATGCCCCATCTCTCGGTGCTCGACAACACTGCATTTGGCCTGATGCTTGCCGGCGAACCCGAGGACAAGCGCAACGAACGTGCCATGGTCGCGCTGGAGCAGGTGGGTCTGGCGCAATGGGCCGCAAGCTATCCTGATGAGCTGTCGGGTGGCATGCAGCAGCGTGTGGGCCTGGCGCGGGCGTTGACCAATGACCCGTCGGTACTGCTGATGGACGAGGCCTTCTCGGCACTCGATCCGCTGATCCGTGCCGAAATGCAGGACGAACTGGTCAAGCTGCAGGCGGGTCAGAAGCGCACCATCATCTTCATCTCGCATGACCTTGATGAAGCCATCCGTATCGGCGACCGCATCGCGATCATGGAAGGGGGTAACGTGGTTCAGGTGGGCACGGCAGAGGACATCCTGCGCAACCCCGCTAACGACTACGTGAAGTCCTTCTTCCGCGGCGTCGATGCCACCTCGATCCTGTCGGCCGCGGATATCGCGCGCCGCACCCAGATCAACATCATCGACCATGCCGGCATGGGTGTGCGCAGCGCACTGGAGCGGCTGCGCTCCCACGATCGCGAATTCGGCTACGTGGTGAGCCCCGATCAGCGCCTGATGGGTGTGGTGTCGATCGATTCACTGAAGAAGGCTGCGCGCGAGAGCGAGAACCCGAAGCTGCGCGACGCTTTCCTGTCCGACGTGCAGGTTGTCGCACAGGATCAGTCGATTGCCGAACTCTATGAGCCGCTGACCAAGTACCCCTACGGCCTGCCCGTGGTGGACGAGAAGGGACGCTATCGCGGTTCGATCACCCGCAACATGATGCTTGAGTTCCTGCATCAGCAAACCTCGGAGGCGACTCAATGA